A part of Larkinella insperata genomic DNA contains:
- a CDS encoding polyprenol monophosphomannose synthase: MKECLVVIPTYNEIENIEAIIRKVLSLPVPFDVLIVDDGSPDGTARRVMELQREYGASELPLRLHLLERKGKLGLGTAYLTGFRWALEHGFHYVCEMDADFSHNPDDLVRLYHACADGGNDVAIGSRYITGVNVVNWPMGRVLMSYFAGIYVRYITSMPVMDPTAGFICYSRDVLETILQNNIRFVGYAFQIEMKFLAWKYGYRITEVPIIFTDRTKGVSKMSSGIFKEAVFGVLQMKIGSFFRHYIPPKKQPPKRVPAQAEATEAV; encoded by the coding sequence TTGAAAGAATGCTTAGTGGTCATTCCGACCTATAATGAAATCGAAAACATCGAAGCAATCATTCGAAAGGTGCTGAGTTTGCCTGTGCCCTTCGACGTACTGATTGTCGACGATGGTTCACCCGATGGCACGGCCCGACGGGTGATGGAATTGCAGCGTGAGTACGGCGCCAGTGAACTACCCCTACGGCTCCACCTTCTGGAGCGCAAAGGCAAACTAGGGCTGGGGACGGCTTATCTGACCGGTTTCCGGTGGGCGCTGGAGCACGGTTTCCACTACGTCTGCGAAATGGATGCCGACTTTTCCCACAATCCCGATGATCTGGTGCGGCTCTACCATGCCTGCGCCGACGGTGGCAACGACGTAGCCATCGGTTCCCGGTATATCACCGGCGTCAACGTTGTCAACTGGCCGATGGGCCGCGTGTTGATGTCGTATTTTGCCGGTATTTACGTGCGGTATATCACCAGTATGCCGGTCATGGACCCCACGGCGGGCTTTATCTGCTACAGCCGGGATGTGCTGGAAACAATTCTGCAAAATAATATTCGGTTTGTCGGCTACGCCTTTCAGATCGAGATGAAGTTTCTGGCCTGGAAATACGGTTATCGCATCACTGAGGTACCGATTATTTTTACCGACCGAACGAAAGGCGTTTCTAAAATGTCGAGTGGGATCTTCAAAGAAGCCGTTTTTGGTGTACTTCAAATGAAAATTGGTAGTTTTTTTCGGCATTATATCCCTCCAAAGAAACAACCCCCGAAACGTGTGCCAGCGCAGGCTGAAGCTACGGAAGCGGTGTAG
- a CDS encoding ribonuclease HII — MLLSCYNTNAIEAGLDEVGRGCLAGPVVAAAVILPKDYVHPVLTDSKQLSRVQRERLRAELQRDALAWAVAEVSNEEIDQINILKASFLAMHRALDAIMNQADGIKPEHLLVDGNRFVNYPLIPHTCIVKGDTKFLSIAAASVLAKTYRDELMEKLSLEFPHYGWAQNVGYPTPFHRRAIQEFGPCRWHRRSFRLV, encoded by the coding sequence ATGCTTTTATCCTGTTACAATACGAATGCCATTGAAGCGGGGCTGGACGAAGTGGGGCGGGGTTGCCTGGCCGGTCCGGTGGTGGCGGCTGCGGTAATTTTGCCCAAAGATTACGTTCATCCGGTGCTGACCGACTCGAAACAACTGAGTCGGGTTCAGCGCGAAAGGTTGCGGGCGGAATTGCAGCGCGACGCCCTGGCCTGGGCCGTGGCGGAAGTATCGAATGAAGAAATCGATCAGATTAACATTCTGAAGGCTAGTTTTCTGGCGATGCACCGGGCGCTGGACGCCATCATGAACCAGGCAGACGGTATTAAACCGGAGCATTTGCTGGTGGATGGCAACCGGTTTGTGAATTACCCCCTGATTCCGCACACCTGCATTGTTAAAGGTGATACCAAATTTCTGTCCATTGCGGCCGCGTCGGTGCTGGCCAAAACGTACCGGGATGAACTCATGGAAAAGCTATCGCTGGAATTTCCGCACTACGGCTGGGCGCAGAACGTCGGGTATCCAACGCCGTTTCACCGCCGGGCCATTCAGGAGTTTGGGCCGTGCCGGTGGCACCGGCGGAGTTTTCGGTTAGTGTAA
- a CDS encoding DUF58 domain-containing protein: MHEFLARLYQFEIRIRKAVNSQMRGNFRSIFKGSGLEFSDLRTYQYGDDVRAIDWNVSSKGHGTFVKIFREEKDQTVFFLVDVSASQEIGTAARSKLDTTREVCGVLALSAIKEASHVGMYCFSDQKEKYLKPSNSMKHGYQLIVNLFKLKPESIRTNLADALLFTLNVLKRRSVVFLVSDFIDSGYEHNLKALARKHDLVVIHMYDQRETSLPRLGIIPVYDTESRRTVWVNTSSPSFRNGIRQTFRQSQQQLERFCKQYNADYVALDSQADYVPQLIELFRVRKTR, translated from the coding sequence ATGCACGAGTTTCTGGCAAGACTATATCAATTCGAAATCAGGATTCGGAAAGCCGTAAACTCTCAGATGCGCGGTAACTTTCGGTCGATCTTCAAAGGCTCCGGTCTGGAGTTCAGTGACTTGCGGACGTATCAGTACGGCGACGACGTGCGGGCAATCGACTGGAACGTTTCGTCGAAGGGCCACGGAACCTTCGTCAAGATTTTCCGGGAAGAAAAAGACCAGACGGTGTTCTTTCTTGTCGACGTCAGTGCATCGCAGGAAATTGGAACCGCAGCCCGCTCGAAACTGGACACGACCCGGGAAGTGTGCGGGGTGCTGGCGTTGTCGGCCATCAAGGAAGCAAGCCACGTGGGGATGTATTGTTTTTCGGACCAGAAAGAAAAATACCTGAAGCCGTCGAACAGCATGAAGCACGGTTATCAGTTGATTGTCAATTTGTTCAAGCTCAAGCCGGAATCAATTCGTACCAATCTGGCCGATGCGCTGCTGTTTACGCTCAACGTGCTCAAACGCCGAAGCGTGGTTTTTCTGGTATCGGATTTCATTGATTCGGGGTACGAGCACAACCTGAAGGCCCTCGCCCGGAAGCACGATCTGGTGGTGATTCACATGTACGATCAGCGGGAAACCAGCCTGCCGCGACTGGGCATCATTCCGGTTTACGACACGGAAAGCCGCCGGACCGTTTGGGTTAATACCTCCTCGCCCAGTTTTCGGAACGGGATCCGGCAGACATTCCGGCAAAGCCAGCAGCAACTGGAACGGTTTTGTAAACAGTACAACGCTGATTACGTCGCTCTTGATTCGCAGGCGGATTACGTGCCGCAACTGATCGAACTGTTCCGCGTCCGAAAAACCCGATGA
- a CDS encoding DUF4296 domain-containing protein — protein MNAQQCFPFRQWGLFVLITLLTACQNQPVEAPKNLIPEDKMARILTEIHLAEARVTKLNRLSQDSNTLIYKRLEKQIFQKFQVDTAAYSRSYSYYASNPEQFATIYKQVTEELEQRKKPADSSSTSSNSGRKNRLPVRLKNLKK, from the coding sequence ATGAACGCGCAACAGTGCTTCCCGTTTCGACAATGGGGATTGTTTGTGCTCATCACGCTGCTGACCGCCTGTCAGAACCAGCCGGTGGAAGCGCCCAAGAATCTGATTCCGGAAGATAAAATGGCCCGGATTCTGACCGAGATTCACCTGGCCGAAGCGCGGGTTACAAAGCTGAATCGCCTGTCGCAGGATAGTAATACGCTGATTTACAAACGCCTTGAAAAACAGATTTTTCAAAAATTTCAAGTTGATACCGCTGCTTACTCAAGGAGTTATTCTTACTATGCCTCCAATCCGGAACAGTTTGCGACGATTTACAAGCAGGTTACGGAAGAATTGGAACAACGGAAGAAACCAGCAGACAGCAGCAGTACCAGCAGCAACAGCGGACGGAAAAACCGGCTCCCGGTCCGGCTTAAAAATCTGAAGAAATGA
- a CDS encoding VOC family protein — protein sequence MATQIFVNLPVKDLNKSIEFFTQLGYTFNPQFTDENATCMVISDTIYVMLLVEPFFRTFTKKEVADATKTTEVIVCLSADSREAVDALVSKAVAAGGTTPNEKQDQGFMYGHGFQDLDGHLWEVVYMNPSAVNQG from the coding sequence ATGGCAACGCAAATTTTTGTAAATCTGCCCGTTAAAGACCTGAACAAATCCATCGAGTTTTTTACCCAACTTGGTTACACGTTTAATCCGCAATTCACGGACGAGAATGCTACCTGCATGGTGATCAGTGACACCATTTACGTGATGCTGCTGGTAGAGCCATTTTTCAGGACGTTTACCAAAAAAGAAGTTGCGGATGCCACCAAAACGACCGAAGTCATTGTTTGCCTTTCAGCCGACAGCCGCGAAGCGGTCGATGCACTGGTCAGCAAAGCCGTAGCGGCCGGTGGAACCACCCCGAACGAGAAGCAGGACCAGGGCTTTATGTACGGACACGGTTTTCAGGATCTGGACGGTCACCTGTGGGAAGTCGTGTACATGAACCCCAGCGCCGTTAATCAGGGGTAA
- a CDS encoding DinB family protein yields the protein MNERFSRRNFLNDGLAAAVGLTLPGLSPQSASARASAPEESLLVIGPLKGYTPQIGTLVSMLNYNRDTIIRSVKNLTMAQLDFLFDANANTIGGLLLHLAAVDKFYQINTFEGRQDFNEEEKKEWGAAMELGDAGRKEIKGQEVAYYLDKLAAVREKTLAELKKKDDKWLLAVDPVWSKQMKESINTYWKWFHVCEHESNHRGQITWLKSRLPGAKPAKD from the coding sequence ATGAACGAGCGTTTTTCACGTCGTAACTTCCTGAACGACGGGCTTGCGGCCGCCGTTGGCCTAACGTTACCGGGGCTGTCTCCCCAATCGGCTTCGGCTCGCGCTTCTGCGCCGGAAGAGAGTTTACTCGTTATCGGCCCCCTGAAGGGGTATACCCCGCAAATTGGGACCCTGGTCTCAATGCTGAATTACAACCGGGATACCATTATTCGTTCCGTTAAAAATCTGACGATGGCCCAACTCGACTTTCTCTTCGACGCCAACGCCAACACCATCGGAGGGTTGCTGCTGCACCTGGCTGCCGTGGATAAATTCTACCAGATCAACACCTTTGAAGGGCGGCAGGATTTTAACGAAGAAGAAAAGAAAGAGTGGGGAGCCGCCATGGAACTGGGCGATGCCGGGCGGAAAGAAATCAAAGGCCAGGAGGTTGCTTATTACCTGGATAAACTGGCGGCTGTACGGGAAAAGACCCTGGCGGAGCTGAAGAAGAAAGATGATAAATGGTTGCTGGCCGTTGATCCGGTCTGGAGCAAGCAAATGAAGGAATCCATTAATACCTACTGGAAGTGGTTTCATGTCTGTGAGCACGAATCCAACCACCGCGGTCAAATTACCTGGCTGAAAAGCCGTTTACCAGGCGCCAAGCCCGCAAAAGACTAA
- a CDS encoding S8 family serine peptidase, whose product MAARVQFFWICLLLGTAFGVSAQKPLYNSLQKAALSRLSQDLQQQNRPSYRRAVDIAQKRAIPLRRERSDGTVLILKSTDERGNLLFNATGSATRAGTTTRTSSLYAGGVLGLNLSGNSSSVRDKLGVWDGGRPRLSHVELAGRVTQIDNVTAISNHPTHVAGILVGAGVNERARGMAYGANLKAYDFDNDDAEVAAAAPNLLVSNHSYNIQAGWIFNPDRDSESKWEWWGDTTISITEDYKFGIYNAGARDWDRIAVAAPYYLHVKSAGNTHGQNGPGAGVAYWLGASNTLSRTARDDQSSYDQISTDSNAKNILSVGAVSSIPLEYTQPSDARLASFSSWGPTDDGRIKPDLVGVGVSVLSSGSAGDNAYATLSGTSMAAPNVTGSLLLLQEYYAQLHNGQFMRSSTLRGLALHTTDEAGDAPGPDYRFGWGLLNTEKAARVIGNMDKNHQLEERALNQGEKQTVQFVASGRGPLVVTICWTDPEGTALSATTANLNNRTPRLVNDLDIRLANGTASWQPWVLDPNHPANPATTGDNIRDNVEQILVADAIPGKTYTLTISHKKTLKNGKQDFALIISGVGGTPYCTSAATSAGSANIDRVQFGGIDQAGQSGCQTYTDFTNAVTAVSVNQTVPLRITIGSCNGNRPTITKAFIDWNLDGDFDDANELVATSGALTTPATFSANVTVPGGLISGQTTRLRIVTVETKDAGTVLACGTYAQGETQDYRVSFERPHNDVGISALVTPQNDFCSQSQLEVAVTIRNYGSDEQRHVPVTVLVIAPSGTTVASLRDTLHAPLGPFKEAQLLLQGPADLKAATSYRFVIQTQLATDQNTANNELISILTTAVAPADQGNFSVSTCDNNTVSLRNTGSGTAFWYDSPTGGKLIGAGNQTTAFGRPANGIYYAALNQFTGIVGPTSKRAFGGGTYSGNFGPQPLISTRVPLVLESARLYIGSAGRVIFTVQKLDGSTVSSVALDVTPTRDPTTPVGTPPSGQQSDDPNDPGAEYLLNLSIPEPGTYKIAIDYEDGATIFRSNVGVTGFPFEIPGVVSLTGSLYNADTLTDAYYYLYDLRVIATDCPVAERVAVTARTGTEAAAMITPDSPTTICRGSSLVLRASEMTGYTYQWFRDGKAVPEATSSTLTVSAPGSYSVRVAGECPPVTSAAVVVTVKEPQAPTISRDGNTLYSSVATGNQWLLNGSPIAGATQQSFTARQSGRYSVRASANGCGELVSAEIRLDVITAINTSVAPTPSFRISPNPASHEITIEFIPVSATGRSYRSILVDARGRVLRATVLNQTATDYSGVLDVSTLPAGLFFVLIQDEQGRTVRRGKVIKP is encoded by the coding sequence ATGGCTGCACGTGTACAATTCTTTTGGATTTGCTTACTGCTGGGAACGGCCTTCGGGGTCAGTGCCCAGAAACCGCTTTATAACTCGCTGCAAAAAGCTGCCCTCAGTCGCCTAAGCCAGGATTTGCAGCAGCAAAATCGTCCCTCCTATCGCCGGGCCGTCGATATTGCCCAGAAACGAGCGATTCCGCTCCGACGGGAACGCTCCGACGGCACGGTCCTAATCTTGAAAAGTACAGATGAACGTGGCAATCTGCTCTTCAACGCAACCGGCAGTGCAACGCGGGCCGGTACTACAACCCGGACCTCATCCCTGTACGCCGGGGGTGTTCTGGGCCTGAATTTATCAGGAAACAGTTCTTCGGTTCGCGATAAACTGGGTGTCTGGGACGGAGGGCGGCCGCGTTTGAGCCACGTTGAACTGGCCGGTCGGGTTACGCAGATTGACAACGTAACGGCCATTTCCAACCACCCGACGCACGTTGCCGGCATCCTGGTGGGGGCGGGCGTCAACGAAAGAGCGCGGGGAATGGCCTACGGCGCCAATCTAAAAGCGTATGACTTCGACAACGATGATGCCGAAGTCGCTGCGGCTGCGCCCAACCTGCTGGTTTCCAATCACTCTTACAACATCCAGGCGGGTTGGATCTTTAATCCGGATCGGGATAGTGAGTCCAAATGGGAATGGTGGGGCGATACCACCATCAGCATTACCGAAGATTATAAGTTCGGGATTTACAACGCGGGTGCCCGCGATTGGGACCGCATCGCCGTGGCGGCTCCCTATTACCTGCACGTCAAATCGGCGGGCAACACGCACGGACAGAACGGCCCCGGAGCGGGGGTTGCCTACTGGCTGGGGGCCAGCAATACCCTGAGCCGGACAGCCCGCGACGATCAGAGCAGCTACGATCAGATTTCGACCGATAGCAACGCCAAGAATATCTTGTCGGTCGGAGCCGTCAGCAGCATACCGCTCGAATACACGCAACCCTCGGACGCACGGCTGGCGAGCTTCAGTTCCTGGGGGCCCACCGACGATGGCCGCATCAAACCGGATTTGGTCGGCGTCGGTGTCAGCGTCTTATCGTCGGGTTCAGCCGGTGACAACGCCTATGCAACCCTTTCGGGCACGTCAATGGCGGCTCCCAATGTAACTGGCTCCCTGCTGCTGTTGCAGGAATATTACGCCCAGCTACACAACGGGCAGTTCATGCGGTCGTCGACCCTGAGAGGTCTGGCGCTGCACACAACGGACGAAGCCGGTGATGCTCCCGGTCCCGATTACCGCTTCGGCTGGGGTTTACTAAATACCGAAAAGGCCGCCCGCGTGATTGGCAACATGGACAAGAACCATCAGCTGGAGGAACGCGCGCTAAACCAGGGCGAAAAGCAAACCGTGCAGTTCGTGGCCTCGGGCCGGGGCCCGCTGGTCGTCACCATCTGCTGGACCGATCCGGAAGGCACGGCTTTATCCGCCACAACCGCAAACCTTAACAACCGCACTCCGCGCCTGGTGAATGATCTGGACATCCGGCTAGCCAACGGTACTGCATCCTGGCAACCCTGGGTGCTCGACCCCAACCACCCCGCCAACCCGGCTACCACGGGCGACAACATTCGGGACAACGTTGAACAGATTCTGGTGGCCGACGCCATTCCCGGAAAAACGTATACGCTGACCATTTCCCATAAAAAAACGCTCAAAAACGGGAAGCAGGATTTTGCCCTGATCATCAGCGGAGTGGGCGGAACCCCGTATTGTACATCGGCGGCCACCTCGGCGGGTTCGGCCAACATCGACCGGGTTCAGTTTGGAGGTATTGACCAGGCCGGTCAAAGCGGCTGTCAAACCTACACCGATTTCACCAACGCGGTCACGGCGGTGTCGGTGAACCAGACTGTGCCGTTGCGGATCACGATTGGTAGCTGTAACGGGAACCGCCCGACCATCACGAAAGCTTTCATCGACTGGAACCTTGATGGTGATTTTGACGACGCCAACGAACTGGTTGCCACGTCGGGCGCGCTGACGACCCCGGCAACATTCTCCGCCAACGTAACCGTACCCGGCGGCCTGATCAGCGGTCAGACCACCCGGCTCCGGATTGTAACCGTCGAAACGAAAGATGCGGGAACGGTATTGGCTTGCGGGACGTATGCGCAGGGAGAAACCCAGGATTATCGGGTCAGCTTTGAAAGGCCGCACAACGACGTGGGCATCAGTGCACTGGTAACGCCCCAGAACGATTTTTGCAGCCAGTCGCAGCTCGAGGTGGCCGTAACAATCCGCAATTACGGTTCGGACGAACAGCGGCATGTTCCCGTTACTGTGCTGGTCATCGCGCCTTCCGGAACAACAGTCGCCAGTCTGCGGGACACGCTCCATGCTCCACTCGGTCCCTTTAAGGAAGCGCAGTTGCTGCTCCAGGGACCGGCCGATTTGAAGGCCGCAACGTCCTACCGATTCGTGATTCAAACCCAACTCGCAACCGATCAGAACACGGCCAATAACGAATTAATCAGCATCCTGACGACGGCCGTAGCTCCCGCCGATCAGGGGAATTTTTCGGTTTCAACCTGCGACAACAACACGGTTTCCCTGCGCAATACGGGCAGCGGCACGGCGTTCTGGTACGATTCGCCAACGGGCGGAAAACTGATTGGCGCCGGAAACCAGACGACGGCGTTCGGCCGACCGGCTAACGGTATTTATTACGCAGCCCTGAACCAGTTTACTGGTATTGTCGGGCCAACCAGCAAACGCGCTTTTGGGGGTGGCACCTACTCGGGCAATTTTGGCCCTCAGCCTTTGATTTCGACGCGGGTGCCCCTGGTGCTGGAAAGCGCCCGGCTTTACATCGGCAGTGCCGGCCGGGTTATTTTTACCGTTCAGAAACTGGATGGTTCGACCGTTTCGAGCGTTGCCCTTGACGTAACACCCACCCGTGACCCTACTACGCCCGTTGGAACGCCCCCGTCCGGGCAGCAGTCCGACGATCCGAATGATCCGGGAGCCGAATACCTTTTAAATTTATCAATTCCCGAACCGGGTACTTACAAGATCGCCATCGATTACGAAGATGGCGCCACTATTTTCCGGAGCAACGTTGGTGTAACGGGTTTTCCGTTTGAGATTCCCGGCGTTGTTAGCCTGACAGGATCGCTGTATAACGCCGACACGCTGACCGATGCCTACTATTATTTGTACGATTTGCGGGTCATTGCTACGGACTGTCCGGTAGCGGAGCGAGTGGCAGTTACCGCCAGGACGGGCACCGAAGCCGCAGCCATGATCACACCCGACAGTCCGACGACCATTTGCCGGGGTAGTTCGCTCGTCTTGCGCGCGTCGGAAATGACCGGCTATACCTACCAATGGTTTCGGGATGGAAAGGCGGTTCCGGAGGCAACTTCCTCCACGTTGACGGTCTCTGCTCCTGGGTCATATAGCGTCCGGGTGGCGGGTGAGTGTCCACCCGTAACATCTGCGGCAGTCGTTGTCACCGTCAAAGAACCGCAGGCACCGACCATTTCCCGCGACGGTAATACGCTCTATTCCAGCGTAGCCACGGGCAATCAGTGGCTCCTGAACGGTAGTCCGATTGCCGGTGCCACACAACAATCATTTACCGCCCGGCAATCGGGGCGTTATTCCGTGCGGGCCAGCGCCAACGGGTGTGGTGAACTGGTGTCGGCAGAAATCCGGCTGGATGTCATTACGGCAATCAATACGTCCGTTGCTCCGACTCCAAGCTTTCGGATTTCACCGAATCCGGCTTCTCACGAAATCACCATCGAATTTATCCCGGTTTCGGCCACTGGCCGGTCATACCGCAGTATTCTGGTGGATGCGCGCGGCCGGGTGTTGCGCGCAACGGTATTAAACCAGACGGCAACCGACTATTCCGGCGTGCTGGATGTTTCGACCTTACCGGCCGGGCTATTTTTTGTCCTGATCCAGGACGAGCAGGGACGAACTGTTCGGCGTGGTAAAGTAATCAAACCGTAA
- the hemG gene encoding protoporphyrinogen oxidase encodes MIAIIGAGISGLTLAHELQKNHVPYRLFDRSSEPGGVMHSRREGDYLIEIGPNTLLGDADLLNWFDQLGLTPEIYFAKSVSKARFIYRNGAYQQLPSGPLSLLFGRFFSWEAKKAIWRERSNRTVSPPGETLGDFIRRRFSSELAEYALAPFVAGTYAGDPDRLLVSETFPVLLEYERNYGSVLKGFMKNAGSAGRRQAFTFRDGLQTLPRKLAAQLDALNLNDSVTRLTQTDNGWQLEAQSGLYAADTVVLACEAGAAANLLEPIRPEIATLLRQIDYPPMTAVHSVYKRAEVQHPLNGFGGLNPRVEGRFAAGHIWNSSLFEGRCPADEVLFTSFVGGRQNADHVQHPDAVIRQRVHQELVQAFGIQASAPQRQWLSRWERAIPQYDARIVPVREQAPSLEPDGLYVCANWYRGLSLPDCIRKARTLGNQLSRLKIAEN; translated from the coding sequence ATGATTGCAATCATTGGAGCGGGCATATCGGGTCTGACGCTGGCCCACGAACTCCAGAAAAACCACGTTCCCTACCGGTTGTTCGACCGCAGCAGCGAACCGGGCGGTGTTATGCACTCCCGGCGGGAAGGAGATTACCTAATCGAAATCGGACCAAATACCCTACTCGGCGATGCAGACCTGCTCAATTGGTTCGACCAACTGGGCTTGACCCCGGAGATTTATTTTGCCAAATCCGTTAGCAAGGCCCGGTTTATTTACCGCAACGGTGCCTACCAGCAGCTTCCGTCGGGCCCGTTGTCGTTACTATTTGGTCGGTTTTTCAGTTGGGAAGCCAAAAAAGCCATCTGGCGGGAGCGCTCCAATCGCACGGTTTCGCCCCCCGGTGAAACGCTGGGCGACTTTATTCGCCGACGGTTTTCGTCCGAACTGGCGGAATACGCCCTGGCTCCGTTTGTGGCCGGTACCTACGCCGGAGACCCCGATCGGTTGCTGGTATCCGAGACGTTTCCGGTGCTGCTGGAATACGAAAGAAACTACGGCTCGGTTCTGAAGGGGTTTATGAAAAATGCGGGTTCGGCGGGTCGCCGGCAGGCTTTTACCTTCCGCGACGGGCTGCAAACCCTGCCCAGAAAGCTGGCGGCCCAACTGGATGCCCTCAACCTGAATGATTCGGTAACGCGGCTGACCCAAACCGACAACGGCTGGCAACTGGAAGCGCAAAGCGGTTTGTATGCAGCGGATACCGTGGTGCTGGCCTGTGAGGCCGGGGCCGCTGCAAACCTGCTCGAACCGATCCGGCCCGAAATAGCAACGCTGCTCCGACAAATCGACTATCCGCCCATGACGGCGGTTCACTCGGTGTATAAACGCGCCGAAGTGCAACACCCGCTCAACGGTTTTGGTGGGTTGAACCCGCGCGTGGAAGGTCGGTTTGCCGCCGGTCACATCTGGAACAGTTCGCTGTTTGAAGGCCGCTGTCCGGCGGATGAGGTGCTGTTTACCAGCTTTGTGGGGGGGCGTCAGAACGCGGATCACGTTCAGCATCCGGATGCGGTCATTCGCCAGCGGGTTCATCAGGAATTGGTTCAGGCATTTGGCATTCAGGCCAGCGCCCCCCAACGGCAGTGGCTCAGCCGTTGGGAACGCGCCATTCCGCAGTACGACGCCCGGATTGTACCGGTTCGGGAGCAGGCCCCTAGCCTTGAACCGGATGGTTTGTATGTGTGTGCCAACTGGTACCGTGGTCTGAGTCTGCCCGATTGTATCCGGAAAGCCAGAACGCTGGGTAACCAGTTGTCCAGGTTAAAAATCGCTGAGAATTAA
- a CDS encoding cupin domain-containing protein — MEFSAQYWIDAYRMEAHPEGGFFVETYRATEKIPHQALPSRFSGDRNFSTGIYFLLESHHFSALHRIQADEVWHFYAGGPLNVYVIHPTGNLEVIRLGNNPERGEVFQAVVPAGCWFGSKPADGTAYSLVGCTVAPGFDFADFELAGRADLLNQYPQHRDVIELLTPGR, encoded by the coding sequence ATGGAGTTTTCTGCCCAGTACTGGATCGACGCGTACCGAATGGAGGCCCATCCCGAGGGCGGTTTTTTCGTTGAAACCTACCGGGCTACCGAAAAAATACCGCATCAGGCGCTCCCCAGTCGATTTTCCGGTGACCGCAACTTCAGCACCGGCATTTATTTTCTACTGGAAAGCCACCACTTCTCCGCCCTGCACCGCATTCAGGCCGACGAAGTATGGCATTTTTACGCCGGCGGTCCGCTGAACGTCTACGTGATTCATCCGACGGGCAATCTGGAAGTTATTCGACTGGGCAACAACCCGGAGCGGGGCGAGGTGTTTCAGGCGGTGGTGCCGGCCGGTTGCTGGTTTGGTTCAAAACCGGCCGACGGAACCGCTTACTCGCTGGTGGGGTGCACGGTGGCACCGGGATTTGATTTTGCAGATTTTGAACTGGCCGGGCGGGCGGATTTACTAAATCAGTATCCGCAACACCGTGACGTTATCGAATTGCTCACCCCCGGCCGCTGA
- a CDS encoding vWA domain-containing protein, with translation MEWFSYQWFTISQLRQFTWAHPIYLYAIPGILVLFGLRTLLSGRAKQRLSVALNRAELQPTLVSSLRYLLPLSFFIALALIFMALARPQLIREQPERVAEGIDLMLAIDISSSMAETDLKPNRLEAAKRVARAFVKSRQNDRIGLVIFAGEAYSLCPLTTDHDLLNSYLNDLDDSMIKTSGTAIGSALAVCINRMRESKVKSKVTILLSDGDNTAGNLDPVTVARLAKAFNIRIYTVAIGRPPRPSVVSAMSTVTVDEGILTTIANIGSGSFFRAGDATRLQAVFNEIDRLEKAPVKTVVYKDVKDFYRVYLYWAIVFLLLTLLLKNTIFGNILED, from the coding sequence ATGGAATGGTTTTCGTACCAGTGGTTTACAATTTCACAGCTACGCCAGTTTACCTGGGCGCACCCGATCTATCTGTACGCCATACCCGGTATTCTGGTGCTTTTCGGGCTGCGGACGTTGTTGTCGGGGCGCGCGAAACAGCGGCTGAGTGTGGCCCTGAACCGGGCCGAGCTTCAGCCAACGCTGGTCAGTAGTTTACGGTATTTGTTACCACTTAGTTTTTTCATCGCCCTTGCGCTTATTTTCATGGCATTGGCCCGGCCCCAGCTAATCCGGGAGCAGCCCGAACGCGTAGCCGAAGGCATCGACCTGATGCTGGCCATCGACATTTCGTCGTCGATGGCGGAAACCGACCTGAAACCCAACCGGCTGGAAGCCGCCAAACGCGTGGCCCGCGCCTTCGTCAAAAGCCGTCAGAACGACCGGATTGGTTTGGTCATCTTTGCCGGAGAAGCTTACTCGCTCTGCCCCCTGACGACCGACCACGACCTGCTCAACAGCTACCTGAACGACCTGGACGACAGCATGATCAAAACGTCCGGCACGGCCATCGGGAGTGCCCTGGCGGTGTGCATCAACCGGATGCGCGAATCGAAAGTCAAAAGCAAGGTGACGATATTGCTGAGCGACGGCGACAACACGGCGGGCAACCTCGACCCGGTGACGGTGGCACGGCTGGCCAAGGCGTTCAACATCCGGATTTATACCGTCGCCATCGGTAGACCACCCCGCCCAAGTGTAGTTAGTGCTATGTCGACTGTAACCGTGGACGAGGGCATTCTGACAACCATCGCCAACATCGGCAGCGGCAGTTTTTTTCGGGCGGGGGATGCCACGCGTTTGCAGGCTGTTTTCAACGAAATTGACCGGCTTGAAAAAGCGCCCGTTAAAACCGTTGTGTACAAGGATGTCAAAGATTTTTACCGCGTTTATCTGTACTGGGCCATCGTCTTTCTGCTGCTGACCCTCCTGCTGAAAAACACCATTTTCGGAAATATTCTGGAAGATTAG